One Oryzias latipes chromosome 21, ASM223467v1 genomic window, CTTAATAAGTGAGTTAATATTGTTGTCTGTCTAAACTGTGATGGATTAGTGCCCAGAGTATAAACCCTACCTCCTGCTGGATGATCATTTAGACAGCTTCAGCCCCCCTGTGATCTGTTAAGGAGGAATCAGGTGGAGGAAAATTAGCCGCTGGATGCCAGGAAGGATTCCTGCAGGAACTCTTTAGCTCAATTTGGAAATAAGCCCACCTGACAACACCTGTCTTTAGATTTGCCTCAGAAAAGAACCATTTcattctaattttgtttcttttttattgctaGTTTGTgtgattattgttttttttgggacaaCTTCATCTCCTAACAATAGTCAAAGTTTTATTGTCTTAGCTTTTCATCACAGCAACTTAAAATCTTAAAACAGAAAGTAGGAATTGCGGGATTTCcaggacaaaaataaaagtgcaagAGGAAGaacaaacacttaaaagctgGACTTTGGAGTAATTATTAGTACAAACACTGATTTGAAGTGCAGCAGAGGACATTTCCACTAATGCTAGAGTGTCAGACCCAAGCTGAATATTTGGAATTTTTACTGATAATTCAAGAGTTTCAGGCTTTACttgattgttttctttgtcaattTATATCTTTGAACAACAGCAAACTTATCTTAATCAGTCTTAAACAGAAGAGTTTTTAGTACTTTGACAGAaacacaatgtaaaaaaaatgatccaTGTAAATCTATGTATTTTAAGAGTTGGAGAGAGAAACAGTTCTtggatgttttctttatttttatcatctcaaCTTGTTCCAAGCATGAATCTTGTGAAGTCATGCTTGAAGTACATCACAGAGGTGACCAAAcgagaagaaaaacagaagcaacAGGACAAAAAGCCTCACATTTGTCTGTTGTGACAGATCAGCGGTTCTCCATGCCCATCCAGTGCACAGACCGAACCGCAGAGGCAGAAAGAGCCTTCCCCTCAGCTTTAAGGTCTGACATCCCTCACCTGCACCCATCTCTGGCGTCCCGTGGCGCCAACCAGGAGGAGCGGGACTTGGTAGACTCTCTCACCAAACTCAGTGTCAAATTCCCACCCTCAGCAGACAGTGAATACGACTTCCTAAACAGTTCTCCGGATAGAAAGATTGGGCTGGCTATGCCCATGGAGCGGCCTCTGGGGAGCGTCTCTCCAACACTGACAGAGGAGGAGCCTGTGGAACTGCCCATACCTTTTGTCTACCAAACATCCCCCACCCACTCAGCATCATCCTCACCCTCCCAGGAGAGCGTGCGGGGACCCCAGCAGGTGAGAAACACTGGTGAAGGTCTGAGAAAAGTAGTAGCAAATTATCAGTTTTTGATTGGTCTGTGCTAATGGAGGAAGAAAGCTGTGAAGTCCAAAAATATCTCCTTGGCTAAACTTGAAACTTATTACTGTGTAATGTGTGCTCAGTCCTGCTTTCGCTCGAGCATGGATGCTGTGGTTATGTTTGGCATCTTTGCTTGAAAGTGAAAGCCAGATGGAAGCACACAGCAGCGTCTAAATTCGAAACAAGTATTTGTGAGATTTTACTGCTGATGTGTATTCATGCTTatcaaaaatggcaaacaagaAGATCTAAAAGTTTGAATTAATTATTTCACCCATACTCAAATTTATTAGAAATGAGTCTATTACTTTTTAATGGCAAAAAGACGGCTGGCTTTCACTCCAGATCTCTGCTTTTCGTGCATTCTTTTTTCAACTTCCTTTAAGTTGAGAGGCCCGAGTGCTGGAGCatatgtcaaaagaaaaaaagtagacaTTTTGGAGGATAAATAATCCATTCCCGTCTGTGATTCCTGCAGCCTCTCTGGAGCCCCGAGCTGTGTGATGCAGTTGATGTGAGGGCGGAGCTGGCGACAGcttcaagcagcagcagcagcagcagcagcagcccggATAAATGCGCTTTCTGCCATGCCGTGGTTCCTCAGGACCGAATGAACAGCCACCTCTACTCGCACTGCTCCCCTAAAACTGAGGCTGACAATTGACAGCGGAAGAGGCGAGCGACTGGCAAAGCTCCCAGCCACTTCCAGACTTTGACTGTCGTTCATGGCCGAGACCCGCCCGCCGTGAAGTCCGAGCGCTGTACAGGATTTGACACTTCAACAAGACttgaatgcatttatttaatataaaaaagtaaataaagtggTACACTTTCTTGACCTtaatgattttcaaaaaatacaaaaaattgtttcaatGGTCCAAACACACGcactcatatttatttatattcttttcttttaaagaatcaTTAATTAAAGGTAACGTAaagatttacacacacacacttaaaatGTAGACTCAAAGAATGACCATATGTTAGGTACTCCGAATGCCAACAGTAACCCATTATTCAGTAAGAGAGCAGATGCTTTGCTGTGAGTGAAGTTATAGCCTTATCATTTGCAGCATTAAGCAGCATTTAGGTTgactaatttatttaaatagctATGGGAAGATAAGTGGTACAGCTCGCAATTAGTACAGTCGACGTGTGCCAGCTTTAAATTATATATCCTACAAAAATGATGGAAATCTATAACAGACTTGAAGTGTTCGGCACTAAACAGTAAAGCAGTGCTAACCGTGGTTTGTAAATTGGCTGTACACTGTGAAAAGTACACATTTTTGCAGTCTGTGAGCCACCTGTCAATTGACTAAACCtaatttttacttcttttttttttctttttaaaccaacGGCGCTagctattgtttttttcttcgtttATTCACACTTTCACAGAAATGGCGGAGACTTTCACCACTCTGAAGATGTTAAAGGAAGCGGGGAATCTCTGTGTTGGAACACTGTTGTGCATTGGGGGCCTTGCAGACCTCCGGCTCGAGTTTGGTAACACTTGCACTGGCTAGATGAGCTGGTGTGAACGTTGCAAAcaaatgattattatttttttcacaattactGACTATTAGAAGACACTTTTAACAATCAAATGTAATGAATTGATTTGTTATTTCAAGTTGAaggagtttttctttgtcttataGCTTTCCCCCTGCATGTTTCAAACAGCTCAGAAGTGTCTTGGAATATGTGATAACGCAATCAACTATTCTCAACCAATGAGTCATTAGACTAACACGCAGGATTCAAACACAACACATCATCTGCACAGCAGAAAAGAGTGAAAATACACGCCATTTGGTGTACATGCGAAGGTGACTACTACATATTGATGTATTGTAACGtgtcaaacaaaaatgtgtgtttattttggaTTGACATGAACCACATAAGTCTACGTTTTGCATCAAATCATGAACactagggggaaaaaatgatacgcaattttttttacatttttgattttggcagaTAGATATCCCTAATGATCCTGTCTGCTTAATCTGTGAACAGTTGAACATTGTGCAGCCTGCATGCTTTTCTCTCTGGGATCATGAACAGCTGCTCGCTCATAATTATGTTGTCATTGGTTGTTATTTGGAAGAGGAATCTCATGCTGACAGCtagaatttttttatgtatttccttACGCTACATTCATTCACTTCTGTAGTGGAAACTGGAACTGCACATTACCtttgctgtctttttttgtaaaaaaaaaaaaatcagctttctTCTTGGGACATTTCGGGCGACCAgatttgaaatatatttaaaagcaaTATAAAAATCTAAGGTgggacccaaaaaaaaaataaaaaaatggaagaaggaTATGGATTGAGATGGAGAAATAGCAGGCTGATTACAAGGTGTCAAAATTGCCAGGAGCAAGAAGGTGAAAGCAATCAGGGGTGAGAAGAGTGCAGCATTCGTGAGGGGCAACTAATTATCCATCTCATTTGTGGAGGGAAGCATTTGAGGCAGCTCTAGCCCGCTGAATGGTGACAgattggtgcggaggagagggGAGGTGTTAGAACAATGGAGCCCAGCTCACCATCATTACTGCATGCTAATCAGCAGTGCTTCTGCACCACCAGTCGGTGCTGCAGAGAGTTTGGGCGACAGGGAAGTCACCGCTTTCAGGGGACTTAAGTACTTTCCAAGTTCCAAGGAAACTCAGAGGCCGAGCGCTCTTTACTCTGCCACTGCTTATTGGAGCTCACAGGTCATCCTATTATAGGCTGTGCTTTGTTATCAGCTTGTAATTGCAAAATCACTGAGCTGCAGGTTTTGGGAGTTCTTAAATTTGGAAAAAGGTCGCTTTGGTGTTGTACAGAACAAACACAGATAATGatattagatttattttattaaaggaaAGTTAAGGAGAAAATCTTGATAAGTAAAATTGTACAGGAGGACAACTGTCTGTTGGTAAAAATAgttatggtaaatggtgtatacttatatagcgcttttctacctacaaggcccaaagcgctttacagtcacagaccaattcacccagtcacacacacattcacacactgtgtTTTAAATACCTTTAATGCACCTCAGATGTAAATGTAATTATTAATATGGTTTAAACTTTGttacctttacttttttttccattcctcTTTGACACCACTCACAGTCAGGGGAACTGGACTTTTATACAGACTTCCTGCAGAACTCAAAAGAAGATTTCTGGAGAGAAAGTGGATCAAGCCTTTCATGGATGTGACCAATATGGAAGCAGCTTCTAATTCTGAAATGCCACTCACAACAAGCTATGTTTTGAGAGGAAATGAAACATGCATGGACATAGACAAGtttctttcaaatatttaaacatgtatAGATTtctctgaatgaaaaaaaaaacgtttcacaCTTTTACATTACAAAGGccaaaacatttagaaaaagttGATGGAATACAATCCAAAACCTTACgacctgctttaaaaaaaagaatcaaatacaGTTTTTGCATCATAGTCCATACAGTAAAATTGGGGAGTATAATTGCCATAAAGCTCAAATTTTAGTAGTTTACTTTTTACCTAAAATTCATTGCATAATACAAAACTTTCATGACATTCAAcggaaataattttttttacctattaacatttttttctttgtaatcatGAATccctatatatttatttataccaataagaaaaaagatgtcattaaaatgttttttgtgtttttaaaccaaACCAGTTTTTTTGGGGTAATGGATATGATGAGATAGACAAATAATTCAAAGATCAGATTtgttatattattttatattatattatattatattatattatattatattatattatattatattatattatattatattatattatattatattatattatattacattatatttattgttttttttattacttactGTGCTATtgccaaaaagaaaagacaaaaaacagaggCACCAAGTGGATCAAGGTCATTGGGTAAGAGCGTCCTCTTCACATCAATGTCATTTAGACAATAAACAACTTAGTAGAGAAGCATATTCAGCTGTCTGTGCTCTGGTCACCGTTGGCATGAGCGGATGCCAACTCTCGTGGCGTTGTGAGTCGAGAGTATCACCTCACAGTTGTCGTGCCATGCGTTGGGCTGCTTGTGCTCTCTGTGCAGAAGTGGTGTGTGGCTGACTCTGTGTTCGATTAAATGTGTTGAAGCCATGGCTGCCTGTGTAAAGTCTCAGAACagcccccttttttcttttttttaaaatctccatTGTGTTTGTTTCAGTGCTGGTCTGAGAGCCCTGATTTCTGGAGCGGAGTTTTGGCAGTCACAGCAAGTGATGACAGAGGCAGTGGTGAGATCGCACCCACAAGCCCAAAGGAGCCCCACATTTCAGGCGGATGAAAAGTCCGTTCAGTGCGCCAAAACACTGATCAGTGGAGTCCAAAAATGCTGCTGTTCTAAAAGAAACATGACAGTGTTTAGCTGTCTACTTCCACTTTTATAAAAGAAGTGCTATTTTTGTGAACTTCATGACTGTGCAATGGAAAGTCCAAcctattcttttatttttcagtgcAAATCATAcattcttttcctctttttcttctggaCGCATGGGGGTGGGATTAGGCATGGGGATGTTTGCAGAATTGCAACTTGCAATTCAAGGGTTAAGGCAGCATGAAAGAATCCATTCTCGGTTTAATGACCTAGCCTCGCTGGGCGAGGGCGACAGGGAACATGCTCTTGACTTGTACTGAATTTGCCAATTAACACCTCCAGTAACAGGCTGCCTCTGAACATCACCAGTGTGGAGAAAGGAGGAGCAACTCTCCTGCTTTGTTTCACAGCCTCTTATCCTGTACTGATGAGCTCCTTCATATAGACGCTTAcacacattttggtgactttctCCTTGGGGTTGTTGCTATGGCTTTATGATAAACCTCCAAACTATCAGACCGGCAATAAAGTTGGAAAcccttttcatttttcctcGTGTCGCTCGAATCCTTGTGTAGTTATTGGGCATTCTATTTTTCGCACACAGCCATATGGCCCTGCGCAGCTTCAATTAGACACATGGCTGGTATCTAAGATACACGGTGCCTGATTAGCTTTGTCCCTTCTAATTGTTGCACATGAAAATACAAGACAACAGCTCTGTCCTTCATGGTTTTATCAGAAAAAGATATTTCTCTTCAAATAAGGTTCCCGTTCTAGCCACCCCTCTGGCTTCACACATGCTTATCAGACTCCCAAACAACACCTAGCACAGGTGTGAATATCAAAATCCCCAGTGAAAATCACAGTGGGTACTCTCCTGTTGTCTTTGGAGTCCTCTTACATGCTGCAGTGGCTTTGCATTGGGGCCAAAATGCAGCTGGCTAACAGCAACTGCCGAAACACCTTTGACTAAGTGCAAGGTGGACCTCCTTACACCAAATGCTCctaatgactttaaaaaaaaaaaatctcccaaTCTAATTGAAATTTGAGCTTCAGTGTACAGTAGCTGGTTACTGCCCACCACAATCACACCATAACACTGCAGCTTCACAATTCATTAGCAGGTACTTTCACAATATACAATAATTGAAAGATGGTTAGCATAATTGATAGCAGTTCACACCGTAGGGAAAGTGCACCGATCCATCTAATGATAGTAATAAAGTGTAGTAGCTTGAAGATG contains:
- the tank gene encoding TRAF family member-associated NF-kappa-B activator codes for the protein MDRNIGDQLNKAFEAYRQVSIEKDNAKKELQKMSEYYERYTQGLQKKIEDQQRQISELTAKLSAMRQPSGEMKCEPCNQLLEGASTYKTVQFPEKIGSVAVAPNLPVSGSVDYQEMLEAFEAVQGKFRQIRSLTRRQKDHLKRFHGGSEASNDQRFSMPIQCTDRTAEAERAFPSALRSDIPHLHPSLASRGANQEERDLVDSLTKLSVKFPPSADSEYDFLNSSPDRKIGLAMPMERPLGSVSPTLTEEEPVELPIPFVYQTSPTHSASSSPSQESVRGPQQPLWSPELCDAVDVRAELATASSSSSSSSSSPDKCAFCHAVVPQDRMNSHLYSHCSPKTEADN